The proteins below come from a single Streptomyces sp. B3I8 genomic window:
- a CDS encoding HAD family hydrolase yields the protein MGMRGVHIVWDWNGTLFHDNDAIIGATNAAFAELGLEPITLERYRELYCVPVPKFYERLMGRLPTAAEWELMDSLFRRHYAERRAACGLASGAVELLDGWRAAGRSQSIMSMYEHEELVPLVRGFGIGEHFLRIDGRTGPSGGSKAEHMVRHVAALAGEGVDPARVVVIGDAVDDAVAAERAGARAVLYTGGSHGRGSLEGAGVPVVDSLGEAVVVAERLAG from the coding sequence ATGGGGATGCGTGGGGTGCACATCGTCTGGGACTGGAACGGCACGCTGTTCCACGACAACGACGCGATCATCGGAGCGACGAACGCGGCCTTCGCCGAGCTGGGGCTGGAGCCGATCACTCTGGAGCGGTACCGGGAGCTGTACTGCGTGCCGGTGCCGAAGTTCTACGAGCGGCTGATGGGGCGGTTGCCGACCGCGGCCGAGTGGGAACTCATGGACTCGCTGTTCCGCCGGCACTACGCGGAGCGCCGGGCGGCGTGCGGGCTGGCCTCGGGGGCGGTGGAGCTGCTGGACGGCTGGCGGGCGGCGGGGCGCAGCCAGTCGATCATGAGCATGTACGAGCACGAGGAACTGGTTCCGCTGGTGCGGGGGTTCGGCATCGGGGAGCACTTCCTGCGGATCGACGGGCGGACGGGGCCGTCGGGCGGCAGCAAGGCGGAGCACATGGTGCGGCATGTGGCGGCGCTCGCGGGGGAGGGGGTGGATCCGGCGCGAGTGGTGGTGATCGGGGACGCGGTGGACGACGCGGTGGCGGCGGAGCGGGCGGGGGCGCGGGCGGTGCTGTACACCGGGGGGTCGCACGGGAGGGGGAGTCTGGAGGGGGCGGGGGTGCCGGTGGTGGATTCGTTGGGGGAGGCGGTCGTGGTGGCGGAGCGGTTGGCGGGCTGA
- a CDS encoding alpha/beta fold hydrolase encodes MTETTSPVPTAETTTAVPVPGGTLDVRVAAGAGPALVFAHYWGGSADTWNGVLRRLPPGRATVRFDQRGWGAAHALPGPYGLEQLADDLARVVEACVPGPYVLVGHSMGGKASQLLAARRPARLAGLVLVAPAPPRPPAAVTEEYRRGLSHAYDSPETVEHALDHVLTAAPLSAEVRATAVRDSLAAGNEARREWPLHGIAQDITGAVRGIDVPVTVLAAEHDVVEPPRVLSAHLLPHVPHATLVTLPGAGHLLPLESPAAVATALTDFLERLPHLPAR; translated from the coding sequence ATGACGGAAACCACAAGTCCGGTACCCACGGCCGAGACGACGACGGCCGTGCCCGTGCCCGGCGGCACCCTGGACGTGCGGGTGGCCGCCGGCGCCGGACCCGCACTGGTGTTCGCCCACTACTGGGGCGGCTCCGCCGACACCTGGAACGGCGTCCTGCGCCGGCTTCCGCCCGGCCGGGCGACCGTCCGCTTCGACCAGCGCGGCTGGGGCGCCGCACACGCGCTGCCGGGACCGTACGGCCTCGAACAGCTCGCGGACGACCTGGCCCGTGTGGTGGAGGCGTGCGTGCCGGGGCCCTACGTGCTCGTCGGCCACTCGATGGGCGGCAAGGCGAGCCAGCTCCTCGCGGCCCGCCGGCCCGCCCGGCTGGCCGGTCTCGTCCTCGTCGCGCCCGCCCCGCCCCGGCCGCCCGCCGCGGTGACCGAGGAGTACCGGCGGGGCCTGTCGCACGCGTACGACTCACCGGAAACGGTGGAGCACGCCCTCGACCACGTCCTGACCGCCGCTCCGCTGTCCGCCGAGGTGCGCGCCACCGCCGTGCGCGACAGCCTCGCCGCCGGGAACGAGGCCCGGCGGGAGTGGCCCCTGCACGGCATCGCGCAGGACATCACCGGCGCGGTGCGCGGCATCGACGTCCCCGTGACCGTGCTGGCGGCGGAGCACGACGTCGTCGAACCGCCGCGGGTGCTGAGCGCGCACCTCCTGCCGCACGTCCCGCACGCCACACTGGTCACGCTTCCGGGCGCCGGGCACCTGCTCCCCCTGGAGTCCCCCGCCGCCGTGGCGACGGCGCTCACGGACTTCCTGGAGCGGCTCCCGCACCTGCCCGCACGCTGA
- a CDS encoding NAD-glutamate dehydrogenase encodes MQTKLDEAKAELLERAARVAENSPVGGHLPTGPTGEDSPDGPSSPGTPATTSKKTAARTTASKTTAAKKTASRKTAARKPAAAAKTPATAEAPTAPGAPDTSDSESVLSFLQRYYLHTAPEDLADRDPVDVFGAAVSHYRLAETRPQGTANVRVHTPTVEENGWTCSHSVVEVVTDDMPFLVDSVTNDLSRQGRGIHVVVHPQFVVRRDVTGKLLEVLSTPPTGDLPHDAAVESWIHVEIDRETDRADLKQITADLLRVLSDVREAVEDWEKMRDTASRIADELPGEPVPGDLPGPQVEEARELLHWLADDHFTFLGYREYELRGDDALSAVPGTGLGILRADPHHSDDEGHPVSPSFERLPADARAKAREHKLLVLTKANSRATVHRPSYLDYVGVKKFDADGNVTGERRFLGLFSSAAYTESVRRVPVIRRKVEEVLRGAGFSPNSHDGRDLTQILETYPRDELFQTPADELRSIATSVLYLQERRRLRLYLRQDEYGRYYSALVYLPRDRYTTGVRLRIIDILKEELGGISVDFTAWNTESILSRLHFVVRVPQGTELPELSDADKDRIESRLAEAARSWADGFSEALDAELGEERAAALLRRYGSAFPEGYKADHSPRAAVADLVHLEQLDDDEKDFALSLYEPVGAGAAERRFKIYRRGGSVSLSRVLPVLSMLGVEVTDERPYELRCADRTTAWIYDFGLRMPAQSGGEHLGDDARERFQDAFAATWTGRAENDGFNALVLSAGLSWRQAMVLRAYAKYLRQAGSTFSQDYMETTLRNNVHTTRLLVSLFEARMSPEHQRAGLEITDALLEEVDAALDKVASLDEDRILRSFLTLIKATLRTNFFQHAEDGTPHAYVSMKFDPQAIPDLPAPRPAYEIWVYSPRVEGVHLRFGKVARGGLRWSDRREDFRTEILGLVKAQMVKNTVIVPVGAKGGFVAKQLPDPAVDRDAWLAEGIASYRTFISALLDITDNMVAGEVVHPADVVRHDEDDTYLVVAADKGTATFSDIANEVAESYNFWLGDAFASGGSAGYDHKGMGITARGAWESVKRHFRELGVDTQSEDFTVVGVGDMSGDVFGNGMLLSEHIRLVAAFDHRHIFLDPTPDAATSYAERRRVFDLPRSSWADYNTDLLSAGGGIFPRSAKSIPVNAQIREALGIEGKVTKMTPADLMKAILQAPVDLLWNGGIGTYVKASTESHADVGDKANDAIRVDGGDLRVQVVGEGGNLGCTQLGRIEFAMRGGRINTDAIDNSAGVDTSDHEVNIKILLNGLVREGDLTVKQRNKVLAGMTDEVGHLVLRNNYAQNLAIANALAQSKDMLHAQQRFIRHLVRAGHLDRALEFLPTDRQIRERLSAGNGLTGPETAVLLAYTKITVAEELLATTLPDDPYLRGLLHAYFPTALREEFAEVIDSHPLRREIITTVLVNDTVNTGGTTYLHRLREETGASLEEIVRAQTAARAIFRSAPVWDAVEELDNKVEADVQTRIRLHSRRLVERGTRWLLNNRPQPLQLGETIEFFQERVDQVWSQLPKLLHGVDAEWYQKIYDELVGAGVPDELATRVAGFSSAFPTLDIVSVADRTGKEPMAVAEVYYDLADRLNITRLMDRIIELPRADRWQSMARAAIREDLYAAHAALTSDVLTVGNGTSTPEQRFETWQEKNAALLGRARTTLEEIQSSDSFDLANLSVAMRTMRTLLRSHS; translated from the coding sequence ATGCAGACCAAGCTGGACGAAGCCAAGGCCGAGTTGCTCGAAAGGGCGGCTCGCGTAGCTGAGAACAGCCCGGTCGGGGGGCACCTACCGACCGGGCCGACGGGCGAGGACTCCCCGGACGGCCCGTCGAGCCCGGGCACCCCGGCGACGACCTCGAAGAAGACCGCTGCCAGGACCACCGCCTCCAAGACCACCGCTGCCAAGAAGACCGCCTCCAGGAAGACCGCTGCCCGCAAGCCCGCGGCCGCCGCCAAGACCCCCGCGACCGCCGAGGCCCCCACGGCGCCCGGCGCTCCGGACACCTCCGACAGCGAGTCCGTGCTGTCGTTCCTGCAGCGCTACTACCTGCACACCGCCCCCGAGGACCTCGCCGACCGCGACCCCGTCGACGTGTTCGGCGCCGCCGTCTCGCACTACCGGCTGGCCGAGACGCGTCCGCAGGGCACCGCCAACGTGCGGGTGCACACGCCCACCGTCGAGGAGAACGGCTGGACCTGCAGCCACTCCGTCGTCGAGGTGGTCACGGACGACATGCCCTTCCTCGTCGACTCCGTCACCAACGACCTCTCCCGCCAGGGCCGCGGCATCCACGTCGTCGTCCACCCGCAGTTCGTCGTGCGGCGCGACGTCACCGGCAAGCTGCTCGAGGTGCTGTCCACTCCGCCCACCGGCGACCTGCCGCACGACGCGGCGGTCGAGTCGTGGATCCACGTGGAGATCGACCGCGAGACCGACCGCGCCGACCTCAAGCAGATCACCGCCGACCTGCTGCGCGTCCTGTCCGACGTCCGCGAGGCCGTCGAGGACTGGGAGAAGATGCGGGACACGGCCTCCCGCATCGCCGACGAACTGCCCGGCGAGCCGGTCCCCGGCGACCTGCCCGGGCCGCAGGTCGAGGAGGCCCGCGAGCTGCTGCACTGGCTGGCCGACGACCACTTCACCTTCCTCGGCTACCGGGAGTACGAGCTGCGCGGCGACGACGCGCTGAGCGCCGTCCCCGGCACCGGGCTCGGCATACTGCGCGCGGACCCGCACCACTCCGACGACGAGGGCCACCCGGTCAGCCCGTCCTTCGAACGCCTGCCCGCCGACGCCCGCGCCAAGGCCCGCGAGCACAAGCTGCTCGTCCTCACCAAGGCCAACAGCCGCGCCACCGTGCACCGGCCGTCCTACCTGGACTACGTCGGCGTCAAGAAGTTCGACGCCGACGGCAACGTCACCGGCGAGCGCCGCTTCCTCGGCCTGTTCTCCTCCGCCGCCTACACCGAGTCGGTGCGCCGGGTGCCGGTCATCCGCCGCAAGGTCGAGGAGGTGCTCCGGGGCGCCGGGTTCTCGCCCAACAGCCACGACGGGCGCGACCTGACGCAGATCCTGGAGACCTACCCGCGCGACGAGCTGTTCCAGACCCCGGCCGACGAGCTGCGGTCCATCGCCACCTCGGTGCTCTACCTCCAGGAACGCCGTCGGCTGCGGCTGTACCTGCGGCAGGACGAGTACGGGCGCTACTACTCCGCCCTGGTCTACCTCCCGCGCGACCGCTACACCACCGGCGTACGGCTGCGGATCATCGACATCCTCAAGGAGGAGCTCGGCGGTATCAGCGTCGACTTCACCGCCTGGAACACCGAGTCGATCCTCTCCCGGCTGCACTTCGTGGTCCGCGTCCCGCAGGGCACCGAACTGCCCGAGCTGTCCGACGCCGACAAGGACCGCATCGAGTCCCGCCTCGCCGAGGCCGCCCGCTCCTGGGCCGACGGCTTCTCCGAGGCGCTCGACGCCGAGCTCGGCGAGGAGCGTGCCGCCGCCCTGCTGCGCCGGTACGGGAGCGCCTTCCCCGAGGGCTACAAGGCCGACCACAGCCCCCGGGCCGCCGTCGCCGACCTCGTCCACCTCGAACAGCTCGACGACGACGAGAAGGACTTCGCGCTCAGCCTCTACGAACCGGTGGGCGCCGGCGCCGCCGAGCGCCGCTTCAAGATCTACCGCCGGGGCGGCTCGGTCTCCCTCTCCCGGGTGCTGCCGGTGCTGAGCATGCTCGGCGTCGAGGTCACCGACGAACGCCCGTACGAGCTGCGCTGCGCCGACCGCACCACCGCCTGGATCTACGACTTCGGGCTGCGCATGCCCGCCCAGAGCGGCGGCGAACACCTGGGCGACGACGCCCGCGAGCGGTTCCAGGACGCCTTCGCCGCGACCTGGACCGGCCGCGCCGAGAACGACGGCTTCAACGCCCTCGTCCTCAGCGCCGGGCTGAGCTGGCGACAGGCGATGGTGCTGCGCGCGTACGCCAAGTACCTGCGCCAGGCCGGGTCCACGTTCAGCCAGGACTACATGGAGACCACCCTCCGCAACAACGTCCACACCACCCGGCTGCTCGTCTCCCTGTTCGAGGCGCGGATGTCACCGGAGCACCAGCGCGCCGGACTGGAGATCACCGACGCCCTCCTCGAGGAGGTCGACGCGGCGCTCGACAAGGTCGCCTCGCTCGACGAGGACCGCATCCTGCGCTCCTTCCTCACCCTCATCAAGGCGACGCTGCGCACCAACTTCTTCCAGCACGCCGAGGACGGCACGCCGCACGCGTACGTCTCCATGAAGTTCGACCCGCAGGCCATCCCCGACCTGCCCGCGCCCCGCCCGGCGTACGAGATCTGGGTCTACTCGCCGCGCGTCGAGGGCGTGCACCTGCGCTTCGGCAAGGTCGCGCGCGGCGGACTGCGCTGGTCCGACCGGCGCGAGGACTTCCGCACCGAGATCCTCGGCCTGGTCAAGGCACAGATGGTCAAGAACACGGTGATCGTGCCGGTCGGCGCCAAGGGCGGCTTCGTCGCCAAGCAGCTCCCCGACCCTGCCGTCGACCGCGACGCCTGGCTGGCCGAGGGCATCGCCAGCTACAGGACGTTCATCTCGGCGCTGCTCGACATCACCGACAACATGGTGGCCGGCGAGGTCGTGCACCCGGCGGACGTCGTCCGGCACGACGAGGACGACACCTACCTCGTGGTCGCCGCCGACAAGGGCACCGCGACCTTCTCCGACATCGCCAACGAGGTCGCCGAGTCGTACAACTTCTGGCTCGGCGACGCCTTCGCCTCCGGTGGCTCGGCCGGCTACGACCACAAGGGCATGGGCATCACCGCCCGCGGCGCCTGGGAGTCCGTCAAGCGGCACTTCCGGGAGCTGGGCGTGGACACCCAGAGCGAGGACTTCACGGTCGTCGGCGTCGGCGACATGTCCGGCGACGTGTTCGGCAACGGCATGCTGCTCAGCGAGCACATCCGCCTGGTCGCCGCCTTCGACCACCGGCACATCTTCCTCGACCCCACCCCGGACGCGGCCACCTCCTACGCCGAGCGCCGCCGCGTGTTCGACCTGCCCCGCTCCTCCTGGGCCGACTACAACACCGACCTGCTGTCGGCCGGCGGCGGGATCTTCCCGCGCAGCGCCAAGTCGATCCCGGTCAACGCGCAGATCCGCGAGGCCCTCGGCATCGAGGGCAAGGTCACCAAGATGACCCCCGCCGACCTGATGAAGGCGATCCTCCAGGCCCCCGTCGACCTGCTGTGGAACGGCGGCATCGGCACCTACGTCAAGGCCTCCACCGAGTCGCACGCCGACGTCGGCGACAAGGCCAACGACGCCATCCGTGTGGACGGCGGCGACCTGCGTGTCCAGGTCGTCGGCGAGGGCGGCAACCTGGGCTGCACCCAGCTCGGCCGGATCGAGTTCGCCATGCGGGGCGGCCGGATCAACACCGACGCCATCGACAACAGCGCCGGTGTGGACACCTCCGACCACGAGGTGAACATCAAGATCCTGCTCAACGGCCTGGTCCGCGAGGGCGACCTCACCGTCAAGCAGCGCAACAAGGTCCTCGCCGGCATGACCGACGAGGTCGGCCACCTGGTCCTGCGCAACAACTACGCGCAGAACCTGGCCATCGCCAACGCGCTCGCCCAGTCCAAGGACATGCTCCACGCCCAGCAGCGGTTCATCCGCCACCTGGTGCGCGCCGGTCACCTCGACCGGGCCCTGGAGTTCCTGCCCACGGACCGCCAGATCCGCGAGCGCCTGAGCGCCGGCAACGGCCTGACCGGCCCCGAGACGGCCGTCCTGCTGGCGTACACGAAGATCACGGTCGCCGAGGAGCTGCTGGCCACCACGCTGCCCGACGACCCGTACCTGCGCGGTCTGCTGCACGCGTACTTCCCGACCGCGCTGCGCGAAGAGTTCGCCGAGGTGATCGACAGTCACCCGCTGCGCCGCGAGATCATCACGACCGTCCTGGTCAACGACACCGTCAACACCGGCGGTACGACGTATCTGCACCGGCTGCGCGAGGAGACGGGCGCCTCGCTGGAGGAGATCGTGCGGGCGCAGACCGCCGCACGCGCCATCTTCCGCTCCGCACCGGTGTGGGACGCGGTCGAGGAACTCGACAACAAGGTCGAGGCCGACGTCCAGACCCGGATCCGGCTGCACTCCCGGCGCCTGGTCGAACGCGGCACGCGCTGGCTGCTCAACAACCGGCCGCAGCCGCTCCAGCTCGGCGAGACCATCGAGTTCTTCCAGGAGCGCGTCGACCAGGTCTGGTCCCAGCTGCCCAAGCTGCTGCACGGCGTGGACGCCGAGTGGTACCAGAAGATCTACGACGAGCTGGTGGGCGCCGGCGTGCCGGACGAGCTGGCCACGCGGGTGGCCGGGTTCTCCTCCGCCTTCCCGACGCTCGACATCGTCTCCGTCGCCGACCGCACCGGCAAGGAGCCGATGGCCGTCGCCGAGGTGTACTACGACCTCGCCGACCGGCTGAACATCACCCGGCTGATGGACCGCATCATCGAACTGCCGCGTGCGGACCGCTGGCAGTCGATGGCCCGCGCGGCGATCCGCGAGGACCTCTACGCGGCCCACGCGGCGCTCACCTCGGACGTCCTGACCGTCGGCAACGGCACCTCCACGCCGGAGCAGCGGTTCGAGACGTGGCAGGAGAAGAACGCGGCGCTGCTCGGCCGGGCCCGCACCACGCTGGAGGAGATCCAGAGCTCGGACTCCTTCGACCTGGCGAACCTGTCGGTGGCGATGCGGACGATGCGGACGTTGCTGCGGTCGCACAGCTGA
- a CDS encoding Rv3235 family protein has product MTRTRRLPGSRPPVRHDTRRPGSAPRRTAPPPRPTDVFADRLLAVLSGHRPVHSMLRHTVGRAYDELAWLAERGALRTRGARPVVHDIGYFMPRPGAIEAFARIATGDRLRAMAFRLEHTPDHRWRCAAVELEGPRMPTDPD; this is encoded by the coding sequence ATGACCAGGACGAGGCGCCTGCCGGGCAGCCGCCCGCCCGTCCGCCACGACACCCGCCGCCCCGGCAGCGCCCCGCGCCGCACGGCACCCCCGCCCCGCCCCACCGACGTCTTCGCCGACCGGCTCCTGGCGGTCCTCAGCGGCCACCGCCCGGTCCACTCGATGCTGCGCCACACCGTGGGCCGCGCCTACGACGAGCTGGCCTGGCTCGCCGAGCGGGGCGCCCTGCGCACGCGCGGCGCACGCCCCGTCGTCCACGACATCGGCTACTTCATGCCGCGCCCGGGCGCCATCGAGGCCTTCGCCCGCATCGCCACGGGCGACCGCCTGCGCGCCATGGCCTTCCGCCTGGAACACACCCCGGACCACCGCTGGCGCTGCGCGGCGGTGGAACTGGAAGGCCCCAGGATGCCCACAGACCCCGACTGA
- the secA gene encoding preprotein translocase subunit SecA: protein MSVLSKIMRAGEGKILRKLHRIADQVNSIEEDFIDLSDAELRALTDEYKQRYADGESLDDLLPEAYATVREAAKRVLGQRHYDVQIMGGAALHLGYVAEMKTGEGKTLVGTLPAYLNALSGEGVHIVTVNDYLAERDSEMMGRVHKFLGLEVGCILANQTPAQRREMYRCDITYGTNNEFGFDYLRDNMAWSQDELVQRGHNYAIVDEVDSILVDEARTPLIISGPADQATKWYGDFAKLVTRLKRGEAGNPLKGIEETGDYEVDEKKRTVAIHESGVSKVEDWLGIDNLYESVNTPLVGYLNNAIKAKELFKKDKDYVVLDGEVMIVDEHTGRILAGRRYNEGMHQAIEAKEGVDIKDENQTLATITLQNFFRLYKRHDHNGKELPGLSGMTGTAMTEAAEFHQIYKLGVVPIPTNRPMVRKDQSDLIYRTEVAKFEAVVDDIAEKHEKGQPILVGTTSVEKSEYLSQQLSKRGVQHEVLNAKHHEREASIVAQAGRKGAVTVATNMAGRGTDIKLGGNPEDLAEAELRQRGLDPEEHIEEWAAALPAALERAAKAVQAEKEEVESVGGLYVLGTERHESRRIDNQLRGRSGRQGDPGESRFYLSLGDDLMRLFKAQMVERVMSMANVPDDVPIENKMVTRAIASAQSQVETQNFETRKNVLKYDEVLNRQREVIYGERRRVLEGEDLQEQIHHFMDDTIDAYVAAETAEGFPEDWDLDRLWGAFKQLYPVRVTVEELEEAAGDRAGLTAEYIAESIKDDIREQYESRESQLGSEIMRELERRVVLSVLDRKWREHLYEMDYLQEGIGLRAMAQKDPLVEYQREGFDMFTAMMDGIKEESVGYLFNLEVQVEQQVEEVPVEDEAAAPSLEKAPQDAVPAQAGAGAGAMAGAARPEIRAKGLDAPQRRELHFSAPTVDGEGGVVEGEFSSDGEPVRSEADGLTRAERRKQAKGGRRRKK, encoded by the coding sequence GTGTCCGTCCTCTCGAAGATCATGCGTGCAGGCGAAGGCAAGATCCTGCGCAAACTGCACCGCATCGCGGACCAGGTCAACTCCATCGAAGAGGACTTCATCGACCTCTCCGACGCCGAGCTGCGCGCCCTCACCGACGAGTACAAGCAGCGCTACGCCGACGGAGAGAGCCTCGACGACCTGCTCCCCGAGGCGTACGCCACCGTCCGCGAGGCCGCCAAGCGAGTGCTGGGCCAGCGCCACTACGACGTGCAGATCATGGGCGGCGCCGCCCTGCACCTCGGCTACGTCGCGGAGATGAAGACCGGTGAGGGCAAGACCCTGGTCGGCACGCTGCCCGCCTATCTCAACGCCCTGTCCGGCGAGGGCGTCCACATCGTCACGGTCAACGACTACCTGGCCGAGCGCGACTCCGAGATGATGGGCCGCGTCCACAAGTTCCTCGGACTCGAGGTCGGCTGCATCCTCGCCAACCAGACCCCGGCCCAGCGCCGCGAGATGTACCGGTGCGACATCACCTACGGCACGAACAACGAGTTCGGCTTCGACTACCTCCGCGACAACATGGCCTGGTCCCAGGACGAGCTCGTCCAGCGCGGCCACAACTACGCCATCGTCGACGAGGTCGACTCCATCCTCGTCGACGAGGCCCGTACGCCGCTGATCATCTCCGGCCCGGCCGACCAGGCCACCAAGTGGTACGGCGACTTCGCCAAGCTGGTCACGCGTCTGAAGCGCGGCGAGGCGGGCAACCCCCTCAAGGGCATCGAGGAGACCGGCGACTACGAGGTCGACGAGAAGAAGCGCACGGTCGCCATCCACGAGTCCGGCGTCAGCAAGGTCGAGGACTGGCTGGGCATCGACAACCTCTACGAGTCGGTGAACACCCCGCTGGTCGGCTACCTGAACAACGCCATCAAGGCCAAGGAACTGTTCAAGAAGGACAAGGACTACGTCGTCCTCGACGGCGAGGTCATGATCGTCGACGAGCACACCGGCCGTATCCTCGCCGGCCGCCGCTACAACGAGGGCATGCACCAGGCGATCGAGGCGAAGGAAGGGGTGGACATCAAGGACGAGAACCAGACGCTCGCCACGATCACCCTGCAGAACTTCTTCCGCCTCTACAAGCGCCACGACCACAACGGCAAGGAGCTTCCGGGCCTGTCCGGCATGACCGGTACGGCGATGACCGAGGCCGCCGAGTTCCACCAGATCTACAAGCTCGGCGTGGTGCCCATCCCGACCAACCGGCCCATGGTCCGCAAGGACCAGTCGGACCTGATCTACCGCACCGAGGTGGCCAAGTTCGAGGCGGTCGTCGACGACATCGCCGAGAAGCACGAGAAGGGCCAGCCGATCCTCGTCGGCACGACGTCCGTGGAGAAGTCGGAGTACCTCTCGCAGCAGCTCAGCAAGCGCGGCGTCCAGCACGAGGTACTGAACGCCAAGCACCACGAGCGTGAGGCGTCGATCGTCGCCCAGGCCGGCCGCAAGGGCGCCGTCACCGTGGCCACCAACATGGCCGGCCGCGGTACCGACATCAAGCTCGGCGGCAACCCCGAGGACCTCGCGGAGGCCGAGCTGCGCCAGCGCGGTCTGGACCCCGAGGAGCACATCGAGGAGTGGGCCGCGGCCCTGCCCGCCGCTCTGGAGCGCGCCGCGAAGGCCGTCCAGGCGGAGAAGGAAGAGGTCGAGTCGGTCGGTGGCCTCTACGTGCTGGGCACCGAGCGCCACGAGTCGCGGCGCATCGACAACCAGCTCCGCGGCCGCTCCGGCCGTCAGGGCGACCCGGGCGAGTCCCGCTTCTACCTCTCCCTCGGCGACGACCTGATGCGGCTGTTCAAGGCCCAGATGGTCGAGCGCGTGATGTCGATGGCGAACGTCCCCGACGACGTGCCGATCGAGAACAAGATGGTCACCCGCGCGATCGCCTCCGCCCAGTCGCAGGTGGAGACGCAGAACTTCGAGACCCGTAAGAACGTCCTGAAGTACGACGAGGTGCTCAACCGGCAGCGCGAGGTCATCTACGGCGAGCGCCGCCGCGTCCTGGAGGGCGAGGACCTGCAGGAGCAGATCCACCACTTCATGGACGACACGATCGACGCGTACGTCGCCGCCGAGACCGCCGAGGGCTTCCCGGAGGACTGGGACCTGGACCGGCTGTGGGGCGCCTTCAAGCAGCTCTACCCGGTGCGTGTCACCGTCGAGGAGCTGGAGGAGGCCGCCGGCGACCGCGCCGGTCTGACCGCCGAGTACATCGCCGAGTCGATCAAGGACGACATCCGCGAGCAGTACGAGTCGCGGGAGAGCCAGCTCGGCTCCGAGATCATGCGTGAGCTGGAGCGCCGGGTCGTGCTTTCGGTGCTGGACCGCAAGTGGCGCGAGCACCTCTACGAGATGGACTACCTCCAGGAGGGCATCGGCCTGCGCGCCATGGCGCAGAAGGACCCGCTGGTGGAGTACCAGCGCGAGGGCTTCGACATGTTCACCGCGATGATGGACGGCATCAAGGAGGAGTCCGTCGGCTACCTGTTCAACCTGGAGGTCCAGGTCGAGCAGCAGGTCGAGGAGGTGCCGGTCGAGGACGAGGCGGCCGCCCCGTCGCTGGAGAAGGCGCCGCAGGACGCGGTGCCGGCGCAGGCGGGTGCGGGTGCGGGTGCCATGGCCGGGGCCGCCCGGCCGGAGATCCGGGCGAAGGGGCTCGACGCGCCGCAGCGCCGGGAGCTGCACTTCTCCGCGCCGACGGTGGACGGCGAGGGTGGCGTCGTCGAGGGCGAGTTCTCCAGCGACGGGGAGCCGGTGCGGTCCGAGGCGGACGGGCTGACGCGGGCCGAGCGCCGCAAGCAGGCCAAGGGCGGGCGGCGCCGCAAGAAGTGA
- a CDS encoding GNAT family N-acetyltransferase — translation MEPVTLTTERLVLRPVGPEDTDAVYEAAQDPDIQRWTTVPSPYLREHAEGFVGGLAPGGWADDTMFTFGVFLPSGDLVGVLSQTMRGPGVAEVGFWAAKEHRGRGYLTEAVLAACRWAFLRLSVDRVEWRAEVGNAASLAVARRAGFTLEGTSRAGILNQGVRRDCWTASLLPSDLGLPSKTPYLPAPDRNRSAPPDVR, via the coding sequence GTGGAACCCGTCACGCTCACCACCGAACGCCTCGTCCTGCGCCCGGTGGGCCCCGAGGACACCGACGCGGTGTACGAGGCGGCCCAGGACCCGGACATCCAGCGCTGGACCACGGTCCCGTCGCCGTACCTGCGCGAGCACGCCGAGGGCTTCGTCGGCGGCCTGGCCCCCGGCGGCTGGGCCGACGACACGATGTTCACCTTCGGCGTCTTCCTGCCCTCCGGCGATCTGGTCGGGGTCCTCAGCCAGACGATGCGCGGGCCGGGCGTCGCCGAGGTCGGCTTCTGGGCGGCCAAGGAGCACCGTGGCCGCGGCTACCTCACGGAGGCCGTGCTCGCCGCGTGCCGCTGGGCGTTCCTGCGCCTGTCCGTGGACCGCGTGGAATGGCGCGCGGAGGTGGGCAACGCGGCCTCGCTCGCGGTGGCGCGCAGGGCCGGCTTCACCCTGGAGGGCACTTCGCGCGCGGGCATCCTCAACCAGGGAGTGCGCAGGGACTGCTGGACGGCCTCCCTGCTCCCCTCGGACCTGGGCCTCCCCTCGAAGACGCCGTACCTCCCGGCACCCGACAGGAACCGTTCCGCGCCGCCCGACGTGCGGTAG